The uncultured Desulfuromonas sp. genome has a segment encoding these proteins:
- the holA gene encoding DNA polymerase III subunit delta: MTPADLNKAIHANKLPPLLFLYGEEAFLLEQSLKHLLDTAVDPATRDFNLLVLSGKDADPALVMDTARTFPAFAERRVIVIKQAQDLSAATLDALLPYIQEPVAECCLVFCANRIDKRKKFFQSFKKNGELIEFKPLFANKIPSFVREQARQFGKQFSEDGLALFCKRVGSNLTEIHGELLKLASYLGDKPVIDVADVAAVVCDTRVDSIFDLTDVVGARKLPQALTLSERLQLEGEAPLKILAMLTRHFRQLWKTRSLLEQGASQQDVAKTVRINPYFVERIMRQSRQFDMATYPKAFELFLQMDMAMKSSGAHPQALLQKLLTDLVRLS, from the coding sequence ATGACTCCGGCCGATCTGAATAAAGCCATTCATGCCAACAAGCTTCCTCCCCTGCTGTTTCTCTATGGGGAGGAAGCTTTTCTGTTGGAACAATCCCTCAAACATCTTCTTGATACCGCCGTTGATCCGGCGACGCGTGATTTCAATCTGCTGGTCCTTTCCGGTAAGGATGCGGATCCAGCGCTGGTCATGGATACCGCGCGGACGTTTCCGGCTTTTGCCGAACGGCGGGTGATCGTCATTAAGCAGGCGCAGGATCTTTCTGCTGCCACATTGGACGCGTTGCTTCCTTACATTCAGGAACCCGTGGCGGAATGCTGTCTGGTGTTTTGCGCCAACCGGATCGATAAACGGAAAAAGTTTTTTCAGAGTTTTAAGAAAAACGGCGAGCTGATCGAGTTCAAGCCGCTGTTCGCCAATAAGATTCCCTCTTTTGTCCGCGAGCAGGCACGTCAGTTCGGCAAGCAGTTCAGTGAAGACGGATTAGCGCTGTTCTGTAAACGGGTTGGTAGCAATCTGACGGAAATTCACGGTGAGCTGTTGAAACTGGCCAGCTATCTGGGGGACAAACCGGTCATTGATGTCGCTGATGTGGCAGCCGTGGTCTGTGATACCCGGGTGGACAGTATTTTTGATTTGACCGACGTGGTTGGAGCCCGCAAATTGCCACAGGCATTGACACTGAGTGAACGCTTGCAGTTGGAAGGGGAAGCTCCGCTGAAAATTCTCGCCATGCTGACGCGCCATTTTCGCCAGCTATGGAAAACCCGCTCACTGCTGGAGCAGGGGGCCTCGCAACAGGATGTGGCGAAAACCGTGCGCATCAATCCCTATTTTGTCGAGCGGATTATGCGTCAGTCGCGTCAATTCGACATGGCTACCTATCCCAAAGCGTTTGAGCTGTTTTTACAGATGGACATGGCCATGAAGTCGAGCGGTGCCCATCCGCAGGCGTTGTTGCAGAAACTGCTGACGGATTTGGTGCGCTTGTCATAA
- the lptE gene encoding LPS assembly lipoprotein LptE: MRRLTVLLIGITLLVCACGYHLPGRGTSLPDDVQTVYVEPFENKTTEPFLETPLTNEVRDQFSRRRTVEVVGSPDLADAILTGTIVSYQSSTVSYDRDDDITEYRVTMIVDAALTRANGEEVIWQGTVRWNEEFYANDDRAQQDYNETLAQEDLHRRLAQEIYNSLTDNF; encoded by the coding sequence ATGAGACGTCTGACGGTCCTGCTTATCGGCATCACGTTGTTGGTTTGTGCTTGCGGCTATCATCTTCCGGGCCGTGGTACGTCGCTGCCTGATGATGTCCAGACCGTCTATGTGGAACCGTTTGAAAACAAGACCACTGAGCCCTTTTTGGAGACACCCCTGACCAATGAAGTGCGCGACCAGTTCTCCCGTCGTCGCACGGTGGAGGTCGTCGGCAGCCCTGATCTGGCTGACGCGATTCTGACCGGCACCATTGTCAGTTATCAATCCAGCACCGTTTCGTACGATCGTGATGATGATATCACCGAGTATCGCGTAACCATGATTGTTGATGCCGCCCTGACCCGGGCCAATGGTGAGGAAGTGATCTGGCAGGGCACTGTACGCTGGAATGAGGAATTTTACGCCAATGATGACCGTGCCCAGCAGGATTACAACGAAACACTCGCTCAGGAAGACCTGCACCGTCGTCTGGCTCAGGAAATCTACAACAGTCTGACTGATAATTTCTGA
- the leuS gene encoding leucine--tRNA ligase, which produces MEERYEPIGIELAWQKAWADANKFAVSEQSDKEKFYLLEMFPYPSGRIHMGHVRNYSIGDVVARFKRLQGYNVLHPMGWDAFGMPAENAAIQHGIHPAKWTVENIANMRLQIKRMGMSYDWDREFATCDVDYYKWEQLIFLKMFEKGLAYKKSSTVNWCPTCQTVLANEQVEDDGCWRCGTVVEDKELDQWFFKITNYAQELLDEIDKMDGWPDSVLTMQRNWIGRSTGCEVAFPLENTLDTIKVFTTRQDTLYGATFMSLAPEHPKALELTTDDQREAVEAFIAKVRTQDKKNRTSEDFEKEGVFTGSYCINPLTRRKMPIYLANFVLMDYGTGAVMAVPTHDQRDFEFAQKYDLPLVVVIQPEGEDIDPATMTEAWTGPGKMVNSDRFDGLDNEAAKEQIADYLAKEGIGAKTVNFRLRDWGVSRQRYWGTPIPIIYCDQCGVVPVPEKDLPVVLPTDVEFTGEGGSPLAKHKEFYTVSCPQCGEVARRETDTFDTFVESSWYFARYACPDFASGPIDRAAAEYWLPVDQYIGGVEHAVMHLLYARFFTKVMRDLGLMDVNEPFTNLLTQGMVCKETQSCPEHGWLYPEQVEDGKCTICGKPVTIGRTEKMSKSKMNVVDPDKLIATYGADTARLFSLFAAPPEKDLEWNDQSVEGCYRFLNRVWRAVYDNLDILKNAGAPETDGDAKALRRMTHRTIKKVTEDIDGRFHFNTAIAAVMELVNAIYGFEKKTDYPGAVKEALESTVRLLAPFVPHITEELWLNLGHDEDLESAGWPNYDTAAMVEDEKLIVIQVNGKVRSKITVSASADKEEVEKAALADEAVQRFIGDGTVRKVIVVPGKLVNVVAS; this is translated from the coding sequence ATGGAAGAGCGTTACGAACCGATCGGTATTGAACTGGCCTGGCAAAAAGCCTGGGCCGATGCCAATAAATTTGCCGTATCCGAGCAATCGGATAAGGAGAAATTCTATCTTCTGGAGATGTTTCCCTATCCTTCCGGAAGAATTCACATGGGCCACGTCCGCAACTATTCCATCGGTGACGTTGTTGCCCGTTTCAAGCGCCTGCAAGGCTACAATGTGCTTCATCCCATGGGCTGGGACGCCTTCGGCATGCCGGCGGAAAACGCCGCCATCCAGCACGGCATCCATCCGGCCAAATGGACGGTGGAAAACATTGCCAATATGCGTCTGCAAATTAAGCGCATGGGGATGTCCTATGATTGGGATCGTGAGTTTGCCACCTGTGATGTCGATTACTACAAGTGGGAGCAGCTGATTTTTCTCAAGATGTTCGAGAAAGGGCTGGCTTACAAGAAGAGCTCGACGGTTAATTGGTGCCCGACCTGCCAGACCGTTCTTGCCAATGAGCAGGTGGAGGATGACGGCTGCTGGCGTTGCGGCACCGTGGTGGAAGATAAAGAACTCGACCAGTGGTTCTTTAAAATCACCAACTATGCTCAGGAACTGCTTGACGAGATCGACAAAATGGACGGCTGGCCCGATTCCGTTCTGACCATGCAGCGTAACTGGATTGGCCGCAGTACCGGCTGTGAAGTTGCTTTCCCGCTGGAAAACACCCTTGATACCATTAAGGTTTTTACCACCCGTCAGGATACCCTGTACGGTGCCACGTTCATGAGTCTGGCTCCCGAGCATCCCAAGGCGCTGGAGTTGACCACCGACGACCAACGTGAAGCGGTGGAAGCGTTTATCGCCAAGGTGCGCACTCAGGATAAGAAAAACCGTACCAGTGAAGACTTTGAGAAAGAGGGCGTCTTCACCGGTTCTTATTGCATCAATCCCCTGACCCGGCGCAAGATGCCGATCTATCTGGCCAACTTTGTCCTGATGGATTACGGCACCGGCGCGGTTATGGCGGTTCCGACCCATGACCAGCGTGACTTTGAATTCGCCCAGAAATACGATCTTCCTCTGGTGGTGGTGATTCAGCCCGAAGGTGAGGATATTGATCCGGCGACCATGACTGAAGCCTGGACCGGCCCCGGCAAGATGGTCAACTCGGACCGCTTTGACGGCCTGGATAACGAGGCCGCCAAGGAACAGATTGCCGACTACCTGGCCAAGGAAGGTATTGGCGCCAAAACCGTCAATTTCCGCCTGCGTGACTGGGGGGTCTCCCGCCAGCGCTATTGGGGCACGCCGATTCCGATCATTTATTGCGATCAATGCGGCGTGGTGCCGGTGCCGGAAAAAGATCTGCCGGTGGTTCTGCCCACCGATGTTGAGTTTACCGGTGAAGGCGGCAGCCCGCTGGCCAAACATAAAGAGTTCTATACCGTCAGTTGTCCGCAGTGTGGGGAAGTCGCGCGCCGTGAAACCGATACCTTTGACACCTTTGTTGAAAGTTCCTGGTATTTCGCCCGTTATGCCTGCCCTGACTTCGCTTCCGGCCCCATCGACCGCGCCGCTGCTGAATACTGGCTGCCGGTTGATCAATATATCGGCGGCGTCGAACATGCGGTCATGCACCTGCTCTATGCGCGTTTCTTTACCAAAGTGATGCGCGATCTGGGGCTGATGGATGTCAACGAACCGTTTACCAACCTGCTTACTCAGGGCATGGTGTGCAAGGAAACCCAATCCTGCCCCGAGCACGGCTGGCTCTATCCGGAACAGGTGGAAGACGGCAAGTGCACCATCTGTGGCAAACCGGTGACCATCGGCCGTACCGAGAAAATGAGTAAGTCGAAGATGAATGTCGTTGACCCAGACAAACTTATTGCAACTTACGGTGCGGATACGGCCCGCTTGTTCTCGCTGTTTGCTGCACCTCCGGAAAAAGACCTCGAATGGAATGATCAGAGTGTCGAAGGCTGCTACCGGTTTCTGAATCGGGTGTGGCGGGCCGTTTATGACAACCTGGATATTCTGAAAAATGCCGGTGCTCCGGAAACGGATGGGGATGCCAAAGCGTTACGGCGCATGACCCATCGCACCATCAAAAAGGTGACTGAGGACATTGACGGTCGTTTCCATTTCAATACCGCCATTGCCGCGGTCATGGAGCTGGTTAACGCCATCTATGGTTTTGAAAAGAAAACCGACTATCCCGGAGCCGTGAAGGAAGCCCTGGAAAGCACGGTGCGTCTGCTGGCACCCTTTGTGCCGCATATTACCGAAGAGTTGTGGCTTAATCTCGGCCACGATGAGGATCTGGAAAGTGCCGGCTGGCCGAACTATGATACCGCTGCCATGGTTGAGGATGAAAAGCTCATCGTCATCCAGGTCAACGGCAAGGTGCGCTCGAAGATCACGGTTTCCGCGTCGGCCGACAAAGAAGAGGTCGAGAAAGCGGCACTGGCCGACGAGGCGGTTCAACGCTTTATCGGTGACGGGACCGTGCGTAAAGTGATCGTGGTTCCCGGTAAACTGGTTAATGTGGTGGCATCATGA
- the infA gene encoding translation initiation factor IF-1: protein MAKEEAIEVEGTVIEPLPNAMFRVKLDNDHVVLAHISGKMRKFYIRILPGDRVTVELSPYDLTRGRITYREK, encoded by the coding sequence TTGGCAAAGGAAGAAGCAATTGAAGTAGAAGGTACAGTCATTGAGCCGCTGCCCAATGCCATGTTTCGCGTCAAACTGGACAACGATCATGTTGTTCTGGCCCATATTTCCGGGAAAATGCGCAAATTTTATATCCGCATTCTGCCCGGTGACCGCGTTACGGTTGAGCTGTCGCCTTACGATTTGACGCGTGGCCGGATTACTTACCGGGAAAAATAA
- a CDS encoding response regulator yields the protein MAKRTILVVEDEESLLKLESILLTSKGYEVIGVPNGLAALDVLEKEKVDLVLLDIMLPEIDGFEVCRRIKENPETRKLPVIMLTAKKSHEDMSRGDEVGADWYVTKPFKSAKVIETIERFIEGTP from the coding sequence TTGGCAAAACGAACCATACTTGTTGTTGAAGACGAAGAAAGTCTGTTGAAGCTGGAAAGTATTCTGCTGACTTCCAAGGGCTATGAAGTGATTGGCGTTCCCAACGGACTGGCGGCATTGGATGTGCTGGAAAAAGAGAAAGTCGATCTGGTTCTGCTCGACATCATGTTGCCGGAAATTGACGGCTTTGAAGTGTGTCGCCGGATCAAGGAAAATCCGGAAACCCGCAAGTTGCCGGTAATTATGCTGACAGCCAAGAAGAGCCATGAAGATATGTCCCGTGGCGATGAGGTGGGTGCTGACTGGTATGTGACCAAACCGTTCAAGTCGGCCAAAGTCATTGAAACCATCGAACGGTTCATCGAAGGAACTCCTTAG
- the der gene encoding ribosome biogenesis GTPase Der: MSVVAIVGRPNVGKSTLFNRILGERKAIVEDYPGVTRDRNYADVTRYAKPFTLIDTGGFEPVSEVRMLVQMREQSQLAIEEADVILFVMDGRDGLTPSDEEVAVMLRRVDKPVLFVVNKVDGDKQEEQAAEFYALGIEHFFATSAEHGRGMGELMAAILDELPEVKTVEEDSTEVRLAVIGRPNVGKSSLVNKLLGYERVVANPTAGTTRDSVDTPFTYNGQRYVLIDTAGIRRKGKVSQKLEKYSVVQALKGMDRAHVVLVVIDAEEGITEQDLTIAGYAYDRGRAVVLVVNKWDTLTKDNHTMKKFTDEVRGQFKFLSFAPIMFVSALTGQRVAKIMETVEDVAQQFNRKISTSELNRVLKQAEEAHPPAMYHGKRVKLFYITQTAVRPPSFTIFVNKEKGVHFSYRRYLANKIRQPFGFSGCPIRITYRDRER; the protein is encoded by the coding sequence ATGTCTGTCGTCGCCATCGTCGGCCGCCCCAATGTGGGTAAATCTACCTTGTTTAACCGCATTCTCGGTGAGCGCAAAGCCATTGTCGAAGATTATCCCGGAGTGACCCGGGATCGTAATTACGCTGATGTGACCCGTTATGCCAAGCCGTTTACTCTGATTGATACCGGCGGTTTTGAGCCGGTCAGTGAGGTGCGCATGCTGGTGCAGATGCGTGAGCAGTCGCAACTGGCCATTGAGGAAGCGGATGTCATTCTGTTTGTCATGGACGGTCGCGACGGTCTGACGCCTTCTGACGAAGAGGTTGCCGTGATGCTGCGTCGTGTTGACAAGCCGGTGTTGTTTGTCGTCAACAAAGTGGATGGCGACAAGCAGGAGGAACAGGCCGCGGAATTTTATGCTCTGGGCATTGAGCATTTTTTTGCCACATCGGCGGAGCACGGTCGCGGCATGGGCGAATTGATGGCGGCGATTCTTGATGAATTACCGGAGGTCAAAACCGTTGAGGAAGACAGTACGGAAGTGCGACTGGCGGTCATTGGCCGTCCCAATGTCGGCAAATCCTCTCTGGTGAACAAGTTGCTCGGTTACGAACGGGTGGTGGCCAACCCGACGGCCGGAACCACGCGCGATAGTGTCGATACGCCCTTCACGTACAATGGCCAGCGTTATGTGCTGATTGATACGGCCGGCATTCGCCGCAAAGGTAAAGTCAGTCAGAAACTGGAAAAATATTCCGTGGTTCAGGCCCTCAAAGGGATGGATCGGGCCCATGTGGTGCTGGTGGTGATCGATGCTGAAGAGGGGATCACCGAACAGGATCTGACCATCGCCGGTTATGCCTATGACCGGGGGCGCGCCGTGGTATTGGTGGTCAACAAGTGGGACACCCTGACCAAGGACAACCACACCATGAAGAAGTTTACCGACGAAGTGCGCGGTCAGTTCAAATTCTTGTCATTTGCGCCGATTATGTTTGTCTCGGCGCTGACCGGACAACGGGTGGCCAAGATCATGGAGACCGTTGAAGATGTGGCTCAGCAGTTTAACCGCAAAATTTCCACATCCGAACTCAATCGTGTTTTAAAGCAGGCTGAAGAAGCGCATCCGCCGGCCATGTATCATGGCAAGCGAGTCAAACTGTTTTATATTACTCAGACGGCCGTGCGGCCGCCGAGCTTTACCATTTTTGTCAATAAGGAGAAGGGGGTTCATTTCTCTTACCGCCGCTACCTGGCCAACAAAATTCGTCAGCCGTTTGGTTTCAGTGGCTGTCCGATTCGCATTACGTATCGTGATCGCGAGCGTTAA
- the era gene encoding GTPase Era — translation MTDSTQAESTYRSGFVSIVGRPNVGKSTLLNQILGQKIAITANKPQTTRNRILGIHTEDHAQVLFLDTPGIHKATGKLNQYMVDQALSACRGVDVVVFLVEATDRVGGGDDFILDVLGQSDIPVVLVINKVDLVEKDKLLPLIAQYAERFDFKEIIPLSALNGNGVERLVTAVRDMLPEGPPYYPEEMVTDLPERFIVAEMIREKILRKTHQEVPYGVAVQVDSFEERPGKNLIAISATIYVGRDSHKRILVGKGGSMIRLLGQESRKEIEDFLDTRVFLELFVKVKRNWMDSERFLREFGYE, via the coding sequence GTGACAGATTCAACCCAAGCAGAGTCCACCTACCGATCCGGTTTTGTCTCGATTGTCGGTCGTCCCAATGTGGGCAAGTCCACATTGCTCAATCAGATCCTCGGCCAGAAAATCGCCATTACGGCCAATAAGCCGCAGACGACCCGTAACCGGATTCTCGGCATTCATACCGAAGATCATGCGCAGGTGCTGTTTCTCGATACGCCGGGTATCCACAAAGCGACGGGCAAGCTCAATCAGTATATGGTTGACCAGGCGTTATCCGCGTGCCGTGGTGTTGATGTGGTGGTGTTTCTGGTTGAAGCGACCGACCGTGTCGGTGGTGGCGATGACTTTATTCTCGATGTGCTTGGCCAAAGCGACATCCCGGTGGTGCTGGTGATCAATAAGGTGGATCTGGTCGAAAAAGACAAGCTGCTGCCGTTAATCGCCCAGTATGCCGAACGGTTTGATTTCAAGGAGATCATTCCGTTGTCGGCCCTCAACGGCAATGGTGTCGAGCGACTGGTAACGGCGGTTCGCGACATGTTGCCTGAAGGCCCGCCGTATTATCCTGAAGAGATGGTTACGGATTTGCCGGAACGCTTTATCGTCGCCGAAATGATTCGCGAGAAGATTCTGCGCAAAACCCATCAGGAAGTGCCTTACGGAGTTGCGGTGCAGGTCGATAGTTTTGAAGAACGGCCCGGTAAAAACCTGATTGCGATTTCGGCGACCATCTATGTCGGGCGCGATTCACACAAACGGATTCTGGTGGGCAAGGGCGGTAGTATGATCCGGCTGCTTGGTCAGGAATCCCGTAAGGAAATTGAAGACTTCCTTGATACACGGGTGTTTCTTGAACTGTTTGTTAAAGTAAAGAGAAATTGGATGGATTCGGAGCGCTTTCTGCGTGAATTCGGTTACGAATGA
- the rnc gene encoding ribonuclease III, with the protein MDFDKELSEFEERLGYRFNDRHYLQTALIHKSYANEQLRDPAACNERQEFLGDAVLDLVMADYLFCTYPQLPEGELSRIRSELVSARALAKLARRLNLGPCLQLGRGERRSGGQDKDNLLADALEAVFGAVFLDAGWDAARKVLGRLFEGTAVQAARRKSLDYKTRFQELAQARFGVAPEYELVATEGPDHQREYTVIVSCEGKRLGEGSGGSKKAAQQQAACQALKVLDEECDGGAV; encoded by the coding sequence GTGGATTTTGACAAAGAGCTGAGCGAATTTGAAGAGCGATTAGGGTACCGGTTTAATGATCGGCACTATCTGCAGACAGCGCTGATCCATAAATCCTACGCCAATGAGCAATTGCGCGATCCGGCCGCGTGTAATGAACGCCAGGAATTTCTCGGTGATGCGGTTCTTGATCTGGTGATGGCGGATTACCTGTTTTGCACCTATCCGCAATTACCGGAAGGCGAGTTGTCGCGAATCCGCTCCGAATTGGTCAGCGCCCGTGCGCTGGCAAAATTGGCCCGCCGTCTCAACTTGGGACCTTGTCTGCAATTGGGCCGTGGTGAACGACGCAGTGGCGGCCAGGATAAAGATAATCTGCTGGCCGATGCTCTGGAAGCGGTGTTTGGCGCGGTGTTTCTTGATGCCGGCTGGGATGCGGCGCGAAAGGTTCTGGGACGGTTGTTCGAAGGCACGGCTGTCCAGGCCGCACGGCGTAAGTCACTCGACTATAAAACCCGTTTTCAGGAGTTGGCTCAGGCGCGCTTCGGCGTTGCTCCCGAGTATGAACTGGTGGCCACGGAAGGTCCCGATCATCAGCGCGAATATACGGTGATTGTCTCCTGTGAAGGCAAGCGTCTCGGGGAGGGCAGCGGCGGCAGCAAAAAAGCGGCCCAACAACAGGCGGCATGTCAGGCGCTGAAAGTTCTTGATGAAGAATGCGACGGTGGGGCGGTATAG
- the tmk gene encoding dTMP kinase encodes MGQFITFEGIEGCGKTTQIRLLAAALRQEGHDVIETREPGGCDIADQIRAVLLDAKNSRMTSPTELLLYAAARAQHVAEVIRPALAAGKTVLCDRFCDATLAYQGYGRQLDIGRITALNDYACQGIWPDTTLLLDLPVEIGLGRARQRNEQHSGPNEDRFEQEALDFHQRIRQAYLRLADEEPQRFLTIDAQGTPQTVAERITSAMCHVIKPVDPS; translated from the coding sequence ATGGGACAATTCATCACATTTGAAGGCATTGAAGGCTGCGGAAAAACCACTCAGATTCGTCTGCTCGCCGCCGCACTGCGCCAAGAGGGGCACGACGTTATTGAAACGCGGGAACCGGGAGGTTGTGACATCGCCGACCAGATTCGCGCGGTGTTACTCGACGCCAAAAACAGCCGGATGACCAGCCCGACCGAACTGCTGCTTTACGCCGCGGCTCGCGCGCAGCATGTCGCCGAGGTAATCCGCCCGGCCCTTGCCGCCGGAAAAACGGTTCTGTGTGATCGCTTCTGTGACGCCACCCTCGCCTATCAGGGCTATGGACGCCAGCTGGATATTGGCCGGATTACAGCACTCAATGACTATGCCTGCCAGGGAATTTGGCCGGACACCACCCTGCTGCTTGACCTGCCGGTCGAGATCGGTCTCGGTCGCGCCCGTCAACGCAATGAACAGCACAGCGGTCCCAATGAAGACCGCTTTGAGCAAGAGGCCCTCGACTTTCACCAGCGCATCCGTCAGGCCTATCTGCGACTGGCCGATGAAGAGCCCCAGCGGTTTCTGACCATTGACGCCCAAGGGACGCCGCAAACCGTGGCCGAACGTATCACGTCAGCCATGTGCCACGTCATCAAACCGGTGGATCCGTCATGA
- the holB gene encoding DNA polymerase III subunit delta': MTFANIIGHDRQKKLLRQAWNNQRMAHAYLFTGAEGIGKRLMATALVRLIFCENQTGCGTCAGCRRIDHNNHPDLHILEPEGSFIKIDAIRDLQKELQHPPLEAPRRICLIDGADKMNPAAGNALLKTLEEPRHDVMLILISAHPEAVLQTIRSRCQQLPFSRLDQAMIAKVLKQQDFSDDECRILASLSEGSLKKALGSDRDYYLEQRKALFKAVCTLTPGSIVPMLDLAEKWAADKDQLEDLATVLLSCYRDVFLVVSQGSSSLLANSDLKERIIHQASRESLPSIQHKLEALLEFFHHLRRNVNRQLAVERLLIRLVQPNVIL; the protein is encoded by the coding sequence ATGACCTTTGCCAACATCATCGGCCACGACCGCCAGAAAAAACTGCTCCGCCAGGCATGGAATAATCAGCGCATGGCTCATGCCTATCTGTTTACCGGAGCCGAAGGGATCGGCAAACGTCTGATGGCTACGGCCCTGGTGCGACTGATCTTCTGCGAAAACCAGACAGGCTGCGGAACCTGTGCCGGCTGCCGCCGCATTGACCACAATAACCACCCGGACCTTCATATCCTTGAACCGGAAGGCAGTTTCATCAAGATTGACGCCATCCGTGACCTACAAAAGGAGTTGCAACATCCGCCACTCGAAGCACCACGGCGCATTTGCCTGATTGACGGGGCGGACAAAATGAATCCGGCGGCGGGGAACGCTCTGCTCAAAACATTAGAAGAACCGCGCCATGATGTGATGCTGATTCTGATCAGTGCCCATCCGGAAGCGGTGTTGCAAACCATTCGTTCCCGGTGCCAGCAACTGCCCTTTTCCCGCCTTGACCAGGCGATGATTGCCAAGGTTCTCAAACAACAGGATTTCAGCGACGATGAATGCCGGATTCTTGCGTCATTGTCCGAAGGCAGTCTCAAAAAAGCGCTGGGTAGTGACCGAGACTACTATCTGGAACAACGCAAGGCCCTGTTCAAAGCCGTCTGTACCCTGACGCCGGGAAGTATCGTTCCCATGTTGGACCTGGCCGAAAAATGGGCGGCGGACAAGGATCAGTTGGAAGACTTGGCAACCGTGCTGCTCAGTTGTTATCGCGACGTCTTTCTCGTTGTCAGTCAGGGCTCCAGTTCCCTGTTGGCCAATAGCGACCTCAAAGAACGCATTATTCATCAAGCCTCCCGCGAAAGCCTGCCATCCATTCAGCACAAGCTGGAAGCGCTGCTTGAGTTTTTTCATCATCTCCGTCGCAACGTCAACCGACAATTGGCTGTCGAGCGTTTGCTGATTCGCCTTGTGCAACCAAACGTAATCCTGTAA
- the ricT gene encoding regulatory iron-sulfur-containing complex subunit RicT translates to MTQNNEETSATPEGGKIIATVKFRSAGKQYDFDTNGLELNQGDSVVVETNRGRALGTIARPPQSVAKQDLPQDLKKVLRLATDADHNMARISSSKEKEAFDHCMERIRQRNMPMKLVKAEYLFDGSKIIFYFTADGRVDFRELVKDLAHHFHTRIEMRQIGVRDEAKLIGGIGICGRELCCGTFLTDFHPVSVRMAKQQGLALNPTKISGQCGRLLCCLGYEYDTYCKMAKKLPKPGAKATLDGQTVEVVSSQTLSQTVTVRGSGRTISNVPVANLTTGKPAAKEEPKKTDAGSSPPEKRQTKEGERKGATKAKGKAPSRDGKPQRPGRGKPTEGRPNKNKRGGKPGQEKQGRPKKTSGPQEQQSQDNSQRPNRKPRPDKGPAKDKVQATPATGENSKPNQDQSPQDQRSQDQKTHKRRSRNRRRPPRKP, encoded by the coding sequence ATGACTCAGAACAACGAGGAAACTTCCGCAACTCCTGAGGGCGGAAAAATCATTGCCACCGTCAAGTTCCGCTCGGCGGGGAAACAATACGACTTTGATACCAACGGACTGGAACTCAATCAGGGCGACAGCGTGGTGGTGGAAACCAACCGCGGTCGTGCTCTTGGAACGATTGCCCGCCCTCCTCAGAGCGTTGCCAAACAAGACCTTCCCCAAGATCTGAAAAAAGTCCTGCGCCTGGCCACTGACGCCGACCACAATATGGCGCGCATCAGTTCGTCCAAGGAAAAAGAAGCCTTTGACCACTGCATGGAGCGCATTCGTCAACGCAACATGCCGATGAAACTGGTCAAGGCCGAATACCTGTTTGACGGCTCGAAAATCATTTTCTATTTCACGGCCGATGGCCGGGTCGATTTTCGCGAACTGGTCAAGGATCTCGCCCACCATTTCCATACCCGCATTGAAATGCGCCAGATTGGTGTGCGCGATGAAGCGAAACTGATCGGCGGCATCGGCATCTGCGGACGTGAACTGTGTTGCGGCACTTTTCTCACGGATTTTCATCCGGTATCGGTTCGCATGGCCAAGCAACAGGGCCTGGCGTTAAACCCCACCAAGATCTCCGGACAATGCGGCCGTTTATTGTGCTGTTTGGGGTATGAATACGATACCTATTGCAAAATGGCCAAAAAGCTGCCGAAGCCCGGGGCAAAAGCCACTCTGGACGGCCAGACGGTTGAGGTTGTCTCCAGCCAGACGCTCAGTCAGACCGTCACCGTACGCGGCTCTGGAAGAACCATCAGTAACGTTCCTGTGGCAAATTTGACCACCGGTAAACCGGCCGCCAAAGAAGAGCCGAAAAAAACCGACGCAGGCTCGTCTCCCCCGGAAAAACGCCAAACCAAAGAAGGGGAACGCAAAGGGGCGACCAAAGCTAAAGGCAAAGCTCCCTCACGCGACGGCAAACCGCAACGCCCGGGGCGGGGGAAACCCACTGAAGGACGGCCGAATAAAAACAAACGCGGCGGCAAACCCGGCCAGGAAAAACAGGGGCGACCGAAAAAAACGTCCGGGCCGCAGGAACAGCAGTCGCAGGACAACAGCCAACGGCCGAACCGAAAGCCACGTCCCGATAAAGGGCCGGCCAAGGACAAGGTCCAAGCCACACCCGCGACCGGCGAAAACAGCAAACCGAATCAGGACCAGAGTCCCCAGGATCAAAGATCCCAAGATCAAAAAACTCATAAACGTCGCAGCCGCAATCGTCGTCGGCCGCCACGCAAACCATAG